The DNA segment taaactttttattaatttacgaTCACGATCAAACAGAGAAAACTATTGCACTCAGCCACTCATCTAAGTATCCAGTCCATTCATACTTTGGCTCAGTCGTTTGTTCATATCGGCTTTTAATATTCGTATGCAATAAATGTGTATATGCAATTCGTATGCAGTATATATATTACCTGAACCCATGTTTTTACCATAGATATGATCACATTGTTAATTCTTATCATAAACATCAAACGTAAACACAGCCACCCAAGTATATTGGATTGGCTATTATGGGCTTTGGATTAACCAGTAAACCTGTGTTTTAAGTTTCAGTTCTTATGTAACTTCTAATTCTCATACATATGTCTTGATACACTTGAACATGTGTTTCGAACAGGTATCTTACCGATGCCTGATCCATTTACTGGTTGCTAAGTCCAAAGACCCGAAAcgcaaaaatcgtaaaaacatcTAAACTTTTTACGAGGCATATCTAGTCAAACTAAGTTGTAACAGAGTATAACTGGAcgtaacaaaatttatttataatatataagattaccaaaagttttttttttttttgctaaaagagATTACCAAAAGTTGTGCGATTATTTTTACGCAAATCACCACAGACCGGTTTGAAAGcctatacaaaataaaaagggaTTGATTATTGAACCACCCAAGTGTTATGGATATGTTGagctatttttgaaatattaagtTTGGTTACATATCGCTTCTGTTTTTTTCATAACCAGTAGAAAACTACCTCTAATGTCAGTAAAGAAAATTTGATCACACCAATCAAATTCTAAACTTCTTGTTAATCCAGTGGCctttaaagtaaaaataaaaagtgattcatttttttggtggcctttttatataaataatatggaATATCACATAACCCAATAATCCTTGATTTTTATGACATCCTTACAACATCTTGACGAGATTAGTTGAACTCTAGTCATTTAACATTacaataacttttaaaatactttCAATAAGGAAAAGCTAACTAATTAACTTCATACATACACATAATGAATAAAGTCTTGAGAatcatataaaacatttacggatctcagattttgataaaactttcttttaaatttgaaaacatgtGTCTATGTATATAACATTCAAAAACTTTGCTAACAAAGATCAATATTTTTACTGGACTGTGCTCAGATCAGCTCTAGAAACATTAGTCGCCACTTTCCTCTCTACtagatttaaagaaaaaacgATTTatccatattttattatttataatatatatactgatAATAAactcattttaaaatttgccaAAGTTATATGATGATGTAATAGATTAAAAATCATAGAATGTAATTGTGATTTACCcagtgttaaattttttttgccaAGTTTGTATTTTTCTGTCAGcagtttgtattttataatatatatcttttcAGGAAATTATAACTTCAAAAACTTACAATAAAATCAGAGTTGCATATCCCAACTTGAAAAGCTTTCCTATGACCACTACAATCCTTCTGCATTAAAAGAGCTTACGGACCATTCAAATGAACATATAACGCGCACAATGATAATAATACCAGTTTATACCAGTGACAACGTATCAGTTCCCACGAACGAATGAACAAAAACACCAAAAAGACTTTAAGATACCAACAAAGGAACAAAGCCACCATCTGGTCAACCAAGCTTCTTATCAGATCCTTTTATGTTCAAGTTGAACCATTTCCTTTTCGATTTGTCTCTACTCTCTGCCCCGCCTTCTTCTCCTGCACTATCACCCTCTCCTTTTGGTTCATCTCCCTGAGCTTTGCTGCTACTTCCGTTGCTCAAGTTGTTGCCGCTTGGTGTCTTCACCACAGAGAAAGACGAATGAATCGAGTCCCGTTGCTTTAGCAGCTCATCCACCTTCACCATCATCCAAAGAAGACAAATCAAACACATTGTCTCTATAAACATTGCTTATTAATCACAGAAGACAATGCCAATAAAGAACAAAGCTATAAGATGTTTATTAACATACAGTTTGCTTCTCCTGGGTGTATCTGGTGGTAACTTCTTGAAAGCGAGCCAAAGCCTGCAAACAAACATAGCGGATCATCAGGTTACATGTCTCCCTAAATACTGACTGAGCTGAGCTCTCAATATTACTTTTCGGTACTCAGTTTCAAACTGCCGCAAGTCGTTTCTCTTTCTTAAGATCTGAGCTTCAATCTCCTTCAACTTCTCCGTCGTCTCCTCATAGGTCTTTGCACAGAGTGCCTCGATTGTGTAAGATGCCGTCTTAAAGAAGTTATCACCTGAAAAGTAATTAAACCAAAGTCTCAAAAACGATCCAGCTATTGTGAAAAGAGTAATGATTACATACCGTAAACTGCAAATATATGAGTGCCAGCTCTCAGTTCCGAGACTTCACAAGGTTGAAGACCTTCCAAACGCTTGAAGAAAGCGGATTCAGGGTCCTTGGCTGCAGCTAACTGCACCATAACCACAATTTGGATGCTTCAATACCTCTTCCTACTCTAAGATGTCTGATGATTATAAATGACTAAAAGGTTCAGAGCTTGCATACCGCATTGACAGTTGAATCCATTCTGTAAACTTGAAAATGTAAGAAATACATGCCGGCTGATGTCACCTTCCCTGTTTTCTCACTCTCTTCCTGCAATAACAAATAGAATCCAAGATGCTGTTAAAGACTATTGCATCTGCCTTTTTATCTCATCCAAGGACACGTCAGCAAGAGAGTAATTATGTGGTACCTGTAAGGCTAATCCATAGCCGCCACTTGAATCTTGCTCAAAATAAAGTAACTGGAGGCAGACAAGACAGATACCAAAGTTAAGTTAGTGATTGGCGCTGATTAGATGAAAACATCTTACAAGAGCAGAGGGAGCATACTTTGAATTTACTTTGTGCAGTTGAAGTTACTCTAACAACAACCCCTGACTCAGCTTGTTGTTCACTTATTGTAACTCCAAAAAAATGAGCGCATTGCTTCTCAACCTGACATAAGATATTAAACAACTTCAAACCTCAAAAAGACACAAGGGACATGAGGTAAGAAGAAAGTCTAAGTCCACACCTTGCCGCTAACAGATGTACCAATAGGAAGAGGCCTAACAGTAACAGTTCCATTCATAGCCTCCTCAAGAACATTGGCAGACACAGTGGTCTTGATAGGCACACCTAGTTTGCTGACATTTTTTGACAATTCATTAAAGAAAGGATTCAAACCAgattgtaataatttttttaaaaagagatatAAAAATTCACCTGAACAATGCAGCAAACATAGTGTTTACAGTTCCTAAGTTAGACAAGTCGATTTCCATTTCCATTCCATCAGCATCAAGAGCCTGAACACAACTCTTTAATTATATCTACAAAAGTCtaacaaagagagagaggcaAAAGCAGCATCACCTCAAACCCAGCATTGTCGTATTGCCTTCTCTTCTCCGGGTCAGACAAGATGCTGTAAGAGAAAGCAACCTCCTTGAAAAGATCAGAAGCTTCTGGATTATTCGCGTTCTTGTCCGGATGATACCTGATTCAATCCATACATGACAACAAAAGGGTCGATTCAATTTCACCAAAGAAGAGATCTTTACGAATCTGAGAATGAAAAGGAGCTTACTTGAGAGCTAATTTACGGTAAGCGGATTTGATTTCTTGATCAGTGGCGTCTCTTGCTACAGAGAGCACCTCGTACGGGTCTCTTCGATTCGCCGGAGCTGAGGAGCCTTCCACCTTCTTCGAACTCATCGTAGATACCTTGTTTCAATCACAAACGATGGATAATTGAACGAATCGATAGAGACGATGATCCGGAAAGAAGATCTAATCTAATCTATTCAGAGGAGACGAAGGAAGGAAGAAGATTGTGTAAGAACACGAAACAAGGGTTCTCCTAAATTAATTGCTAAAAGGACCTCGATTTTTTAGTGTTTTGTAAATCTACCACATACCTACGACAATTACAAACAAAACCCAAAGTCCAAGATATACACAAACACCTGTCATGGAAAGTTCTCATGTATGTTTCGAAGTATATCTTTTGAAAACTCTTCTACCtctctcatattttttttttcttaattttatttcacTATGTAGCAATGGAATTTGCTCTAAGATGCAATGTGGAAAGTGTTCCAgtgacaaataataaaatattaaacaatgaATAAATGATGCATTTGCATACATTTCAAAACCACTttcatatttagtttttttttctctttctctttcaaaCCATTTCGATGAACATATACATATGCCTAGACACAGAGCCACCACAGTGCCAACAGTCAATGAGTCAGTTCTGTCTTAACGAATATACCagtgaactcacaacaaatcTGCCCTTTTGCTCAGGTCAACCAAGCTTCTTATCAGTTCCTTTTATGTTCAAGTTGAACCATTTCCTCTTTGTCTTGTCTCTACTCTCTGATCCACTTTTCTTCACCCACACTGTCCACATCGCCTTTTGATTCTTTTTCTAACCTTTACTGTTACTCACGTTGCTTGGTGTCTTTACCCCAGAGAAGGGTGAATGGCATATTGTATCCCTTTGCTTTAGCAGTTCATCCACCTTCACTAGCATCCAAAACACACAATAGCAAA comes from the Brassica napus cultivar Da-Ae chromosome A7, Da-Ae, whole genome shotgun sequence genome and includes:
- the LOC106354010 gene encoding chaperone protein dnaJ 15-like, producing the protein MSSKKVEGSSAPANRRDPYEVLSVARDATDQEIKSAYRKLALKYHPDKNANNPEASDLFKEVAFSYSILSDPEKRRQYDNAGFEALDADGMEMEIDLSNLGTVNTMFAALFSKLGVPIKTTVSANVLEEAMNGTVTVRPLPIGTSVSGKVEKQCAHFFGVTISEQQAESGVVVRVTSTAQSKFKLLYFEQDSSGGYGLALQEESEKTGKVTSAGMYFLHFQVYRMDSTVNALAAAKDPESAFFKRLEGLQPCEVSELRAGTHIFAVYGDNFFKTASYTIEALCAKTYEETTEKLKEIEAQILRKRNDLRQFETEYRKALARFQEVTTRYTQEKQTVDELLKQRDSIHSSFSVVKTPSGNNLSNGSSSKAQGDEPKGEGDSAGEEGGAESRDKSKRKWFNLNIKGSDKKLG